In the genome of Anabrus simplex isolate iqAnaSimp1 chromosome 6, ASM4041472v1, whole genome shotgun sequence, one region contains:
- the LOC136876086 gene encoding transient receptor potential cation channel protein painless, whose translation MAEGVPRAEKQTKFLDALQNAEYEDFEELFNDPEVKVSYKYGKPHFKTALEIACQHKDREKFVKLLLTKVKPNVNTIVPEPIHYAAASGATKTLQLLLSDKKVKVNAEDSRGRTALHYAAKHFETDDDSHEQCIKLLMMHPNIDINKPSGFWYTPIHEAANSCKQAVVAMLNYARQELDLDRYRASGRTARETIEMKYPELKDILPLQTGILSQESDPHIQLINALRNKYTDLFRFLLIQQNSDGKNLLDPNHWYSRPLNATCLELACREPGSKVFVETLLEAGANPNIVNRVNGKSPIHVAVESGNVEALEVLLKCGAVDVNATDNLGKTVLHYTVSRDLECDNRCLETLLNSSRIDINLQDCGGFTPVMLAVEMSNRKALELILNQSLHNVDFDTAPVEYDTPRTLISDTYPDLAEKLPSENMRRVRRTDCTAFLYQHLHKQQEGEFVTLLRERAGEITSIKSSCESRPETLLQCACKYGLKEAVRTLLKLGFNPNEITKENKSPPIIESCIKRDSKALKILLDTSPACKVNASDMKGNTALHYAVKNSDLESSILLLTYGANLNCKNSTGKYPMNAKDIKVILDKCIDDNKKFPDDEEYAVLFDYRFLTSYTEGQRGVSRRRESFEEEEMNPFLASHTEGQCDVPTRKQSFEAIEMNQMLPSQTEGQYDGSTTKDNSVAGDLDQQNQGNTYDSRPNVELDLMYFMTQSKEYRELLSHPIVNSFLNVKWRKLKLVSYVNIIIYMVFLVCLNIYVSPYGRQNVTNKLDNTTFGNGSEVLSSQEFTGGEQESIPESRLLTRIFLWISLCILCMRELLQLTMSFERYLKGGENYLDLAILILTVVKVVTPASQHGELLRVITVVVVLLSWTELLLLIGRVSKFAKNIEMLKLVLKTYLSVSLSYSIIFLAFVMSFHILLWNVRSEENWYDSFPMSFLKTFIMTTGEFDANKSYFQSIPVVANVLFVLFVMIVSIVVLNLLIGMAVNDIQSIQKDAELLHLETRVKVAWEMESILLGLYHNVVKDRWILAGLSHYFGSITIFPLGKEKIGRVYPNKGTLIEMPDSGARFSLKSDILDKALKIIHDRMRRAERNG comes from the coding sequence ATGGCAGAGGGGGTTCCAAGAGCTGAAAAGCAGACAAAATTCCTAGACGCTCTGCAGAATGCAGAGTATGAAGATTTTGAAGAATTATTCAATGATCCTGAAGTAAAGGTTTCATACAAATACGGCAAGCCACATTTTAAAACTGCCTTAGAGATTGCATGCCAACACAAGGATAGGGAAAAATTTGTTAAACTCTTGTTGACGAAAGTGAAACCCAATGTAAACACGATCGTTCCAGAGCCAATTCATTATGCTGCAGCGAGTGGGGCCACCAAGACTCTGCAGTTACTTCTCAGTGACAAGAAAGTGAAGGTGAACGCGGAAGATTCCCGCGGAAGAACAGCATTGCACTATGCAGCAAAACATTTCGAAACCGATGACGATAGTCACGAGCAATGTATAAAACTGCTGATGATGCACCCAAATATCGATATTAACAAACCCAGCGGATTCTGGTACACTCCAATACATGAAGCTGCAAATTCTTGTAAGCAAGCAGTTGTGGCAATGCTGAACTATGCTAGGCAGGAGCTTGATCTGGATCGTTACCGCGCTTCTGGCAGAACTGCACGAGAGACTATAGAGATGAAATATCCCGAGCTGAAAGACATTTTACCGCTGCAAACTGGGATTTTAAGCCAAGAGTCCGATCCACATATACAGTTGATAAATGCCTTAAGAAATAAATACACGGATCTTTTTCGATTTCTGTTGATACAGCAAAATTCAGATGGTAAAAATCTTTTGGACCCTAATCATTGGTATAGCAGACCACTAAATGCCACTTGTTTAGAACTGGCCTGTCGCGAGCCGGGTAGCAAGGTGTTTGTGGAGACATTACTGGAGGCTGGAGCCAATCCCAACATAGTGAATCGTGTGAACGGGAAGTCACCTATACATGTCGCAGTAGAATCAGGGAACGTGGAGGCTCTGGAGGTGTTACTGAAATGTGGGGCGGTAGACGTTAATGCTACGGACAATCTAGGAAAAACTGTTTTACATTACACTGTAAGCCGAGATTTAGAGTGTGATAATAGGTGCTTAGAAACTCTTCTGAACAGTAGTAGAATTGATATCAACCTGCAGGACTGTGGTGGATTCACCCCCGTGATGTTAGCGGTAGAGATGAGTAACAGAAAAGCACTGGAGTTAATACTGAACCAGAGTTTACACAACGTAGATTTCGATACTGCTCCAGTGGAATATGACACTCCACGGACACTTATCTCGGACACATATCCAGACTTAGCTGAGAAGTTGCCAAGTGAAAATATGAGACGTGTGAGGAGGACCGACTGCACAGCATTTCTTTACCAGCATCTCCACAAGCAGCAAGAAGGAGAATTTGTCACCCTTCTCAGAGAGCGTGCGGGAGAAATAACCTCGATCAAGTCCTCCTGTGAAAGTAGACCAGAAACACTCTTACAGTGCGCATGTAAGTACGGATTGAAGGAGGCTGTCAGAACATTGCTAAAACTTGGATTCAATCCAAATGAAATTACGAAAGAAAATAAATCCCCGCCGATAATAGAATCCTGCATTAAACGAGATTCTAAAGCCCTGAAAATTTTGCTCGATACCTCTCCTGCATGTAAAGTTAATGCTTCTGATATGAAAGGCAATACGGCGTTACACTACGCTGTAAAGAATTCTGATCTTGAATCAAGcatattacttctaacttatggggCAAATCTGAATTGTAAGAATTCCACTGGAAAATATCCAATGAATGCTAAGGATATAAAGGTTATTTTAGACAAGTGTATTGATGACAACAAAAAATTTCCAGATGATGAAGAGTATGCCGTTTTATTCGACTACAGGTTTCTAACTTCCTATACAGAGGGACAACGTGGTGTCTCAAGAAGAAGGGAGAGCTTTGAGGAAGAAGAGATGAATCCGTTCCTAGCTTCCCACACAGAGGGGCAGTGTGATGTCCCAACAAGAAAACAGAGCTTTGAAGCAATAGAGATGAATCAGATGCTACCTTCCCAAACAGAGGGACAATATGATGGCTCAACAACAAAAGACAACAGTGTGGCAGGGGATCTCGATCAACAGAATCAAGGGAACACCTATGACAGCCGACCGAATGTTGAGCTAGATCTAATGTACTTCATGACACAGTCGAAGGAGTACAGAGAGCTCTTATCCCACCCGATTGTTAACTCCTTCCTGAATGTGAAATGGAGGAAATTAAAATTGGTGTCCTACGTAAATATCATTATATATATGGTATTCCTTGTATGTTTAAATATTTACGTTTCACCTTATGGTCGACAGAATGTGACGAACAAACTTGATAACACTACTTTTGGGAACGGAAGTGAGGTTTTAAGCTCTCAAGAATTCACAGGAGGAGAACAAGAAAGTATTCCAGAGTCACGTTTATTAACTCGCATATTTTTGTGGATATCGCTATGTATATTATGTATGAGGGAGCTACTTCAGCTCACAATGTCATTCGAAAGGTACCTGAAGGGAGGAGAGAATTATCTAGATCTTGCTATACTTATTTTAACTGTAGTAAAGGTGGTGACTCCTGCCTCCCAGCACGGTGAATTGCTCCGTGTAATCACAGTAGTGGTAGTACTGCTCTCGTGGACTGAACTCCTGCTCCTAATTGGTCGCGTTTCCAAGTTCGCCAAGAACATAGAGATGCTGAAGCTTGTTCTCAAAACTTACCTTTCCGTTTCACTATCCTACTCTATCATTTTCTTAGCGTTCGTAATGTCCTTCCACATTCTACTATGGAACGTCCGTTCAGAAGAAAACTGGTATGATTCATTTCCAATGTCGTTTCTGAAGACATTTATCATGACAACAGGTGAATTTGATGCCAATAAGTCTTATTTCCAGTCCATTCCTGTAGTAGCGAATGTGCTGTTCGTTTTATTTGTCATGATCGTTTCAATAGTAGTTCTTAATCTTTTGATTGGTATGGCAGTGAATGATATACAATCCATTCAAAAAGATGCGGAGTTGCTCCACTTGGAAACGAGGGTCAAGGTGGCATGGGAAATGGAATCGATTCTTTTGGGACTCTACCACAACGTTGTAAAGGATAGATGGATTCTTGCGGGACTCAGCCACTACTTTGGATCTATCACCATTTTTCCTCTCGGCAAAGAAAAAATTGGAAGAGTATATCCTAATAAGGGTACTTTGATCGAAATGCCTGACAGTGGAGCACGTTTCAGCTTGAAGTCTGACATTCTGGACAAGGCTTTGAAGATAATTCATGACAGGATGAGGCGAGCGGAAAGAAATGGTTAG